The genomic DNA GCCGATTTCGGCAAGGCGCACGGACTTCTGCTCAAAGACCCTCATCTGCTGAGTCGCGCCCTGCTCGTCGTGGACAAGGACAACAAGGTTCGGTATCTCCAAATCACCCCCGAACTCGCGCAGCTGCCGGACCTTGAGGAAGCATTCCGGTTCGCGCGTAAACTGGTCACGGCCAGCTGAGGACAGCGTCCACCGTGAAGCGTCGCCCCTCTCTCGCGAATGCAGAGAAGAGCGTATGGCGAATGGCTGATAGCGCGGAAGGACAGGGAATCTTCTCTATGAGTGCGAGATTTCGTTTACCGGCGAGTTGCACTTCACGCTTCCCGAAGCACGGATACTAATCAAGACACCATGGCTCACTACGATCTGCTGGTCATCGGAACCGGCCCGGCAGGGCAGAAAGCTGCCATCCAGGCTGCCAAGCTGGGGAAAAAAGTCGGCATCGTCGAACGCAAACGGGTCGTCGGCGGCGTCTGCACCAACACCGGCACCATCCCCAGCAAATCTCTCCGCGAGGCCGCACTCTATCTGTCGGGTTTCCATCAGCGCAGCCTGTATGGCGCCAGTTATCGCGTCAAACAGGACATCACGATGGAAGATCTCACCTTCCGCGCCAACCACGTCATCAACCGGGAAATCGAGATCATCCAGAACCAGATGACGCGCAACAATGTCGACCTCTGGTTCGGCACCGCCAGTTTCATCGATCCGCACCGCCTGCGCATCGAACGCGCCGACGACCTCGTGGAGCACACGGCCGACTTCGTGGTCGTCGCCTGCGGGACGGTTCCGGCCCGGCCCTCACATATTCCCTTCGACGATCACAGCATCATCGACACCGACGGCTTGCTGACCCTGAAAACACTCCCCAAGTCGATTACTATCATCGGCGGCGGGGTGATCGGCGCGGAATATGCCTCGATCCTGGCGACCATGGGCATTCACGTCACCCTCATCGAACGCCGTCCGCGCCTGCTGGAGTTTGTCGATCAGGAAACGATCGAGGCCCTCCAGTACCACATGCGCAGCATCGGCGTGACCCTCCGGTTCAACGAAGAAGTCGTGTCCGTCGAGCGGCAGCCGCAGGAGCAGGTCATCGTCCGCCTGAAAAGCGGCAAAGAAATCGCCGCCACCACGGTGCTCTATTCGGTCGGCCGCACCGGCGCCAGCGCCACCCTCAACCTGGAGGCGATCGGACTCACAGCGGACGACCGTGGACGACTGAAGGTCAACGAGCACTATCAGACGACGGTGCCGCACATCTATGCCGCGGGCGACATCATCGGCTTTCCCGCGCTCGCCTCGACATCCATGCAGCAAGGACGCCATGCCGCCTGCCATGCCTTCGGCATTCCCTGCCAGACCCAGTCCGAGCTGATGCCATACGGCATTTATTCGATCCCGGAAATTTCCATGGTCGGCCGCAACGAGGATGACTTGACCAAAAACGGCGTCCCCTATGCCGTCGGCATCGCCCACTACAGAGAGATCGCCCGTGGACAGATCATCGGCGACGAACTCGGTATGCTGAAACTGCTCTTTCACAACAAAACCCGACAACTGCTCGGCGTGCATGCGATCGGCGACGGCGCCACGGAACTCATCCACATCGGCCAGACCGTCATGGCCTATCAGGGCCAAATCGATTATTTCATCGAGGCGGTGTTCAACTACCCGACACTCGCGGAGTGTTACCGCGTCGCGGCCCTCGACGGCATCAATCAGCTACCCAGACCCTGGCCACCGAGAGTCTGACGCGTCGTTCGTGAAACGTGAAGCAGACAATGAATGAACCGGCAGGAGTCTGTATCGGGAATAGCCCGCGAGATACGCTTCACGATCGACGAGGTACGCGTGACGGCGACAAAGGAGGAACCGGATGTCGTTTTCGAATCATCTTCGTAAATTGGCCCAGCCCGTCTGGGATGCCCAGCTGACACACCCGTTCGTCGTGGCCCTTGGAAAGGGCACGCTGGCGGAGCGGAAGTTCCGCTACTATATCCTGCAGGATGCCCGCTTTCTCGCGGATCTGGCCCGCGTATTTGCCGCCGGATCTTTGCGGGCACCCGACTCGGAGTCGGCCCTGCGCTTCGCCAAGCTGGCGGAAGAAACCATCACCGTGGAACGCAGCCTCCACGAGAACTACGGCAAGCGCTGGAAACTCTCCCCCCACGATATGCTGAACGAACCGATGGCTCCCACCAACTATGCCTATACCCGCCACATGCTCGCCGTCGCTCAAGGTGGGACGGCCACCGAGATCGCTGTCGTGGCGCTGCCCTGCGCCTGGATCTACTGCGTGGTCGGCAAACATTTCCTCAAGAACGGACCGCCGCCTGCCAAACATCCCTACCGGGACTGGCTGATGCTCTATGCCTCACCGGAATTCGAGGCCGTCCAGGAATGGATGCGGGCCCGGGTGGATACCTGGGCGCGCACGGCGGGCCACGAGGAAAAGAAACGCATGGAGCAGGCGTTTCTGATCAGCTCGAAGTACGAGTGGATGTTTTGGGAGATGGCCTGGAACGAGGAGAAGTGGCCGGTGTGAGGGGGCGAGGGAGGAGCCTAGCTCTTGCGCTCATTAGCGTACCACCGGCGGGCGCTCCCAGAGTCGACCTTGGCGTCTGAACTTGCTGCGTCTCGCAGCTTCGAACAGCAGACGCCACCTGCGATGCAGGCCGGCTAGCCTCCGGCAGCGCAAAGACTTCGCCGATGCAGTGAACACGCTCAGAACCTGCCCATCTCCCTCGCCAGTCACATGTCCACGTAGGAGAAGATGGCGGGAATATGACGGGTAGCGATGGCAGATCTCTTCGCGCCTGAGACCAAAGCTTCGGCCGCGGTGAATACTGCGCGGGCTTTGGTGCCTCAACTTGTTCGTTCCGCACTTCAGAAACGCGACACTAGCCGTTCTGGACAAATTACCTTGAGCCCACAAACTAGAAGCAACACCGATCCTTTGCTCGATAGTTTTGCGATACGCACATTTCGAGATATGGCCGACGGTGATTACATCATGGCCAGATCCGCGTATAAAAACAGACTTGTGCCTCAATTCTTGACGGCCAGCCATCAAGCCATCGAGAAATACATCAAATGCATTCTCCTCATAAATAGAATTAAATCTCGGAACATAGGTCACAGCCTGGCCCGCGGCCTACAAAAAATGAGCGAGATTAAATCGTTTGAGGTGAACCTGTCCAAACGCTCCCGAGACTTTATCGGATATTTGGATCGACACGAAAAAATCCGGTACTTTGAATATTCATACTATGTTTTCGGTCCAGCCCTAATTGACCTAGACCGAACAGTCTGGGAAGTACGACAATACTGCCATAGGTTAGATTATAGTCTTCGAACTTTAGACGGGAGAGAAATTCCGATGCTCCAGAAAGAACTTGCACGTATAGCGCAGTTCCAACGAAACCCTCATAAATATCGTTTGCAGGGTGGCTCATTGGAAAAGATTATTGACGATTCGGCGAACCCCGCCCGAAAGACTCTGATTTGGAAGAATGCTTTCTTCGGTGATCGGACAAAAAGAAACCTCAAGTTGTTATGCCTCTCTTACTCAGGAAATTCTCCCCTCTATCTTCATCCTGAGATTCTGCCGGAGATTAGCGAGTACGTTTTCATTCCGCCGGAGGTCAAGAAAAGTTACGAAGAGTACCTAATCCTGTCAAAGAAAAAAGAGCCGTCGGAAGGCAGAGAACTACCAGGAGTAAAAAGATAGCACCTCCCAGATACTACTTTTGAGAATCATTTCGCCGACAGGCTGAGCACTACTCGTTCATACTACATTTCCTTCGACGAGGAATCTTCCGCCACAACGCCCCAGCTTTTTCTCGCCCGAGCGGTGCCGGTAGAAGTGGTCATCCGCTCGTGGGCTGTCACGCAGCTCTAATGATCGCCTGACGCCAGCGGCTTCACCGCGCTTCTCTTGCCCTGCTCAACTTGCTTTGCGATATTCCTGCTGCTGTTCGTGCGTCTGCGCGTCCCAATCTGATGGCGGAATTGAGTCCACCGGCGTGGATTCGTCCTCTTCTTCTGCAACCGTCGCGTAGACTGCAATCACGAGGATGAGGATTGTGAGGCCGATGAGGAAGTAGATGGGCATGGTGACCTCCTGTGTTGCTGGTGGTCCTACTGTCATGCTAGCCCTGCTGTCGGCCGTGGACTACGAGGGAAATCCCCAGGTCGTGCGTGGAATATCCCCGTAGTAGGAACATGGACCGCCGGCCACCGCAGCTAATCTCCAGCGCCCCCGTGCTAGACTTCCTTCAGCATGCAATCGTTCCCCGCCAGGCTTCACGTGCTGCTCGCCAGGGAAGCGCCGGTTGGAGTGGTCATCCGCCGGGGGCCGTCGCGGCAGGTGTGTACCCTGCTGTGGGATCGCCGGACTGATCGTTTCACGCTTGGGCAATGGTTCAAGGGCCGGATCTATGAGCGGCGGTGCGATCTCTCACCGGATGGTACCCACTTCATCTACTTTGCAATGGACGGCAAGTGGAGTGGCTTGTCGAAGGGATCCTGGTCGGCTATTTCACGGGCACCGTACCTGAAAGCCTCAGCCTTCTTTCCTAAAGGCGATTGTTGGAACGGCGGCGGGCTCTTCATTGATAATGATCGATATTGGCTGAACGGCGACGGTTGCCATCTGCCAGGGCGCGACTCGACAAGACTGCATCGTGATCAGGTCTATCGCCATCCAGGTGGCCGGGGCGGGGAATGTCTAGGCGTATACTACCCCCGCCTGCTGCGGGATGGCTGGATGCTGATCAATCACCTCTCGGCCGGCAGCACGGATCAATGCGACATCTTTGAGAAACCGCTCGTGAACGGATGGATCTTGCGGAA from Nitrospira sp. ND1 includes the following:
- the sthA gene encoding Si-specific NAD(P)(+) transhydrogenase, whose amino-acid sequence is MAHYDLLVIGTGPAGQKAAIQAAKLGKKVGIVERKRVVGGVCTNTGTIPSKSLREAALYLSGFHQRSLYGASYRVKQDITMEDLTFRANHVINREIEIIQNQMTRNNVDLWFGTASFIDPHRLRIERADDLVEHTADFVVVACGTVPARPSHIPFDDHSIIDTDGLLTLKTLPKSITIIGGGVIGAEYASILATMGIHVTLIERRPRLLEFVDQETIEALQYHMRSIGVTLRFNEEVVSVERQPQEQVIVRLKSGKEIAATTVLYSVGRTGASATLNLEAIGLTADDRGRLKVNEHYQTTVPHIYAAGDIIGFPALASTSMQQGRHAACHAFGIPCQTQSELMPYGIYSIPEISMVGRNEDDLTKNGVPYAVGIAHYREIARGQIIGDELGMLKLLFHNKTRQLLGVHAIGDGATELIHIGQTVMAYQGQIDYFIEAVFNYPTLAECYRVAALDGINQLPRPWPPRV
- the tenA gene encoding thiaminase II, translated to MSFSNHLRKLAQPVWDAQLTHPFVVALGKGTLAERKFRYYILQDARFLADLARVFAAGSLRAPDSESALRFAKLAEETITVERSLHENYGKRWKLSPHDMLNEPMAPTNYAYTRHMLAVAQGGTATEIAVVALPCAWIYCVVGKHFLKNGPPPAKHPYRDWLMLYASPEFEAVQEWMRARVDTWARTAGHEEKKRMEQAFLISSKYEWMFWEMAWNEEKWPV
- a CDS encoding HEPN domain-containing protein yields the protein MADLFAPETKASAAVNTARALVPQLVRSALQKRDTSRSGQITLSPQTRSNTDPLLDSFAIRTFRDMADGDYIMARSAYKNRLVPQFLTASHQAIEKYIKCILLINRIKSRNIGHSLARGLQKMSEIKSFEVNLSKRSRDFIGYLDRHEKIRYFEYSYYVFGPALIDLDRTVWEVRQYCHRLDYSLRTLDGREIPMLQKELARIAQFQRNPHKYRLQGGSLEKIIDDSANPARKTLIWKNAFFGDRTKRNLKLLCLSYSGNSPLYLHPEILPEISEYVFIPPEVKKSYEEYLILSKKKEPSEGRELPGVKR